TTAATACCGGCACGGAGAGAGAAAACGGCTGGCGCGTTATAATGCAAATAACGCGAGATTTTCATTTTACTCCCGTAATTTAACATCTTCGCAAAATGCTCCCCAATTTTCGTTGTTTAAAAACCTAGCTGTATTGACGTTAGTTAGAGCATCCACATTAATTATCCTATCTAcagattttaccttaaatttttttacattAGCTACTCTATCCatttcctaaatttagatttgattaatAGTGACtttctaaatttagaaaattaaaccactatcttaaaaataaaataatatttttttaatctctctccttccattcTATCTCTTTCCTTCCGATCattctataaatataataataaaaaaataaaagaaaaagaagaaaataataaaaaaattaaagatgataaaaattttaagataattgatgTAATAcgtagtaaaaaataattatttaaatttaataaaatgaattatttatcttaaattttaaatataataataaaaaaatttgatatgaataCTAAAAAAGTCCTCATGCTTTTCCATTCTATGTGAAGAACTTGAACACAGGCTTACAGCTACTGCTGTTGAATCTAGTTCGTCACCTACAAGTTCAGTCACAGGCTTACAGCTGCTTACAGTTATGCCAACGTGCTTACAGTATTATTTGTAGGCTTCCAGCTGCTCTTCACCATGCATGACTCTTCTCAGCTCCGTCTTGGGACGAGTTTTACGTCATGCATATTAATTTACGATAGAATACAAAATCTGAATTATATTGAAGATGCTGTTTGTTGGCCATGTCCATCTATAAGACAATGATTATGATTGCAGAGCTTTATAATTTGATAAAGCTTGTTTGATAGCCTTGTTTCACTCGTCTTCTTGCTAGACACGTGGCGAGCACGTGTTTTTTTGGGTATGATCGTGCACTGATAGTCGACTATCAACtaatcttataatttatttttctgcataACTTATGACAGACTGTGAAAGAGGTCTCAGATACATATGATCATCTTTTACTAAACAAtaaataactataaaagaaaaaaaatcaaaaattaaactcAATTTGGGACAAAAATTAAGCGAGCACCTTATTTATTAGAATCATCCTCATGTGAGcacactttttttatttttttaatcaggaTGTTCCACCTTTAGGTCTCTTATAAAATGACACGGATATCTTCTTGTACactatttaatattattattttctgtcacgcatatttaaattttgaattagttaaatatattatagcaactacaaaattttaacttgaatatTGTTGAACAAAATAAGTCTAAGTTATAATAACTACATGTTTGCAactactataacttaaatattaaGTGAGAGATAAATACAAGTACAAACATGTCAATTCCTAAGAATTGACTCTAGTAACTACGTCAGAGATGATAGGCATCCACCATCTGTGTTACACTCTGAGACCGTTAAATAATAAGAACGTCAAATATTATACTTGAGTGAGGACAATTGTATCATTTTAAAAGAGATTGATGGACATGAGGTgctcttttaattaaaaaaattaaaaagattatGATAATTATAAAATCGTAGCTTCTATCATCTATCCTATATGTTTAGAATTTAATAAGTGCGTTAGgagataataatattaaataggatacctaaaaataaaaatggaaaaaaaaggaCTCCCGCAAGAAAAACGGTTTGATTATTACCCATTTATATTTTTTGGACTTTTGAGGGACGTTTGGAAGGACATAAATAATAGGGGTTAGATAAAAAATTGGTGTGCACTAGAAGACTAAGCTCGTTCGGTAGTCGGCAAGCCCATTTTATTTCTCTCCACGGAGACAGCTGCAACTCTGTTAGGAGCGTCAGGACGTTCGTTCAAAGACGAACGACGAAGAAAGCTGCCGCCTTTCGCCTGTTCTCTCGAGGTATCCGCAAAATCAGGTGCGGTTTTCTCTCGCATTATCCATTCTTTGCGATTTAGTGGAGAAGTCGAAGGATTCGTGATCTCCGTTCGTTTCTTGGATGGATTTGGGAATGGACGATTTTTTTTTTATCGGATTCTTCCTTTCTTCCCTAAATCTTCCTTTCgtgcttttctttctttttcttcttcttcaaaaagaaaaaaggaacaAAAATCTTCTTTCCTTCTTATGTGGTGGGATTTTTGTATGTCTGAATGATTCTCCTTCATTGCCGTTGTTATCAGTTGACCAGAGATTCAGAGTTGGACTGAATTGATTCTCTCAAAAGTTGGATTGTCGTGTCTCGTTGTTGctccaaaataataaaataatttctcGATTCAGTTTTTCTGCTTCCTGCAATTTGAGAAGGGAATAGATATATCTAGTACTTTATCATCTGGGACATAAAAGTGGATCGAGAAGGATTTCTAGTCATCTGTGGTAGAACTTGGGGCTGAAAGTGGATTCTATAGAAGTTGGAAATgagaataggaaaaaaaaaaaaatcaggacTCTCCTATATTTCGAACTTAGGAATCTGAGTTAAGCAAAAGCTAATTCTCTCTCTATTGATTCTAAACCATTCTTTAATTGAAGTAGTTAAAATGTTGAACCTCTTACGTTCTATTTACAAGATCCTTATAGATACTTGGTTCGGTTGGTTTGAGAAAAGAGTTCAGACATCATAATAGTATGATAGCCCTTATACATTACTGGTTCTTTATTGTGTGCGTTGGGAAGGTATGACATACATTCCTTTACAAAGTTAATGTACTTAAAACGATAAGAACTACAAACCTTGATTGCCTAGTGAAATCATTCTACTGTGGCTATCTTAGTATGGGTTTCTCGCTGAATCCATCAAATCCATCTGCCAGCAAAATTAACAAAAACATAGTCATGGAGAAAGTTGGCGATGCAGTTGTGGATATGGAAAGTCTTGCACAATCACCTGATGAATGCTGCTCTGGAAGTCCAAAGATACCAGTGAGTTTTGATTTTGCATGAACAACATAAATACAAGCTTTGGAACCTCTTCTCATTCATAGTCAAATGTGAAATTTTGAGTTAAATTTGTGCCCACAGAAGGCCCTCTCTCGCAAGAGTTCAATGCGCCCGGAAAGACATAATGGCGAGGAGCTAGAAGTAGATGAAACATTGAAAAGGCTTCTTGTGAAAGGtatgatatatttattttccTATTAACTGTTAGTTCATTCATTATTCTGAGAAGCATGCACGACTGGTGTTGTTTGTGGATTATAAAAATCATATAGATTGCTAAAATTTCTTGAAATGCTGATATACATAGCTTTTTTTTTCAAGCATATTTCCACTCCCTGTATCTGTTGGTCATTCGTGATTTAAACTTGTCTTTTCCCCAAGTTTTCTATATGAATTCTTGGACTGAAGCAGTTATAGCTTGGTTTTTTCTCATAAAATTTGACTTCTTTCTGTTAAAatgtttttgtttccttttgttttcCTAGTTGTACCTGCTCAGGTGGAGCAACTGAAACAGCCCCTTGTGCCCTTCAAAACCCTCCATGCTGTGCAATCTGTACCTAATAGCCCTGTTCCCCCAGATTCTGGAGAAGGAAAGAACAAAAGATTAAATCGCTTAACCTTCATCCATCCACGAAAGATTCTTCTATTCTTTGCAACCTTGTAAGTACTGTGGAAGCTTTTCTTGATGCAATCTTCAATATGAAAGTGACCAGAGTAGTAAATACTGAGATGAATTTTAGGCAGGGATTATAACTTTTTTCTGTCGTGCTTTGTGCATTGTGCATTGTGCAACCCATGCTGATAAGACAAAGAAGATACTTTCAAGCTCAATCTATTTTGTCCTATGTTCTAAATTTAACCTACTCAGTATATATCCAACAACCTTACTTCCCATCCGTTTTACATTGACATGCAATTCTGGAATAAATTTCATATCTACTCAAAATTGGAAGCACAGACTTTCATTCTATGAGGTAATAGTACCCTTAGCAGCATACTTTGTGCTGTCTGGCAGCCATTGTGGGCCTTTGAAAAGCAGTTGTAATAACTCAGAGGCATTACTCTTCATTAAAGCAAGGATTCAAGTGGTTGCAGTAGATGAGAAATTATTAGCATGTTATTGTTGAACTAGAAACTTGATATTCTTGCTAGATTCATCTCAACTTGGTGGAGATCACCAGCAGTTACTGTTTTGTGGTACTGTCGCCCGTTCTTCTTATCACATTTGCTCGACAGTAATTTCATGTTTAGTCTCTCATCAAATTGAGATTGCTGATTGCATTATTTGCATTTTTTTTCATGCATTAACTGCATTTGTTCTTTGTTTGTGTGAAAAAATGACATCTTTTCAGAAGAGCAGTCATGTGATCAAGttcacttttttttcttttttactcaACCAAATGCTATATCTTGCAACAATGAACAGGTCAAGCGTAGGGACCATGGTTCTCATATATTTCACTTTGGCGATTGACTGAAAAGACACAAGTCAACTCAAGCTTTGCAGTTTGCTGTTACTTGTTTCAACCTCCCAGTTAGTGTTTTCTGAAGGCGCCGACAACTTTTCAACCTATCTGTAATAATAGGGAGGCTCATAAATGTTCATCTCACTTCTTGCAATGGTCGTAGAAAATTGAAGCAAAATAAGGTAAATAGTTGGTGTGATGGAAGCTTTGTAAAAGgtttataaaattgaaaaatctcAACCAAAATGTTTTTATGATGGTGTAGATAAGGTTTGAGGATTTTAGTTTAAGAGGAggtttaatttttcaaatttacttttttttttcttaaaaatggaGCTAATAATTAACAATGACATTTAATTGCATGTTGGAcctttaattctttatttcaTAAATTGTTGTCTCGGGATTATGATGTCGTGGTTGAATATTTAGATTGTTATCCAAGCGTATACGATTTGAACTTTAGTTACGATGtacttgtaaaaaattttatttcaaatgaGAGGCTTAACTCAATTAAAGAATGGTTTAGAATCAATAGAGAGAGAATTAGCTTTTGCTTAACTCAGATTCAcgataagttaaaaaatatacaaatgattataattaaattagaattcattagttaataaatattaaataaaagttataaatttaattaaatacaaattataaatttaattaaattgaaaatcataaatttattaatttattaattaaaaattaaattaaattaaattaaaaattataattaattaaaatattaaataaaattatatagagatattaaatgaaaaataataaataaatatctaTGATTTGTAATGCAAGATCCATAAAAAAAGTTATATTgaggtttttttttattgtagagagtgttagagtgtatactaaaagtctaactttttgtataaacatataataatcacattggtcaaatgcctacatttatgctaagtgtagttgtccatttaatttatattgtagatcacatggtgtgaggagacatactgaagatcatgttatcagatccttataaattataaacagttgctcacaaccaagatggaatgggacaaaccattagagtagttgtagtgtaattaggtattagtttatcttgactaataaattatactagtatactatgagtgtattgagcaggaccaattgaggtaatatctttttatactgactatataaaagaacaatacctctgttattatggaagtgtgcactcttaatcatgatataatgacaaacacatatacttagtatttattgttAGGATTGCAAGGTTGCtctaccaattgtaggatcgaaaagaatttagatatctccacaattgcatgatattgtccactttgggcctaagccctcatggttttgctcttgggctctacccaaaaggcctcatgctaatggagatatctttttcttataaacccatgatcttttccatgtgttttcaatatgggactatgtttgcaaccttgcaatcccaacaataaatactaagtatatgtgtttgtcattatatcatgattaagagtgcacacttccataagtgtgcactaccgcactaatcccatattactatatggg
This window of the Zingiber officinale cultivar Zhangliang chromosome 3B, Zo_v1.1, whole genome shotgun sequence genome carries:
- the LOC121967920 gene encoding uncharacterized protein LOC121967920 isoform X1, whose protein sequence is MGFSLNPSNPSASKINKNIVMEKVGDAVVDMESLAQSPDECCSGSPKIPKALSRKSSMRPERHNGEELEVDETLKRLLVKVVPAQVEQLKQPLVPFKTLHAVQSVPNSPVPPDSGEGKNKRLNRLTFIHPRKILLFFATLSSVGTMVLIYFTLAID
- the LOC121967920 gene encoding uncharacterized protein LOC121967920 isoform X2, whose amino-acid sequence is MEKVGDAVVDMESLAQSPDECCSGSPKIPKALSRKSSMRPERHNGEELEVDETLKRLLVKVVPAQVEQLKQPLVPFKTLHAVQSVPNSPVPPDSGEGKNKRLNRLTFIHPRKILLFFATLSSVGTMVLIYFTLAID